One window of the Eucalyptus grandis isolate ANBG69807.140 chromosome 8, ASM1654582v1, whole genome shotgun sequence genome contains the following:
- the LOC104457343 gene encoding disease resistance protein TAO1-like isoform X2 codes for MTMGCWVENVRSLLSTGLDEVRMIGIWGAGGIGKSAIAKVVYNSITSQFGGRGLLANVRETSSKPDDLVHLQKALLSEILWKKNIVVFSADGGFNLIRDRLCCRKILLVLDNVEHGDQLNVLARECEWFGKGSTIIIMTRDKHVLTSHGIDQVCEVKALIKVKLLKVLVNMLFQDKRKKNKQGDIIDSILGYANDLPLAIVVPGPFLCHRIKREWDTVGLTC; via the exons ATGACCATGG GTTGCTGGGTAGAGAATGTAAGATCGTTGTTAAGTACAGGCTTGGATGAGGTTCGGATGATAGGAATATGGGGAGCGGGAGGTATAGGGAAGAGCGCTATCGCTAAAGTTGTCTATAACAGTATTACTAGTCAGTTTGGTGGGCGTGGCCTTCTTGCAAATGTTAGAGAAACTTCCAGTAAACCTGACGACCTGGTTCATTTACAGAAAGCACTCTTATCTGAGATActgtggaaaaaaaatatagtggTCTTCAGTGCGGATGGAGGCTTTAACCTGATACGAGATAGACTTTGCTGTAGGAAGATTCTACTTGTGCTTGATAATGTGGAGCATGGGGACCAGTTGAATGTGTTAGCTAGAGAATGTGAATGGTTTGGAAAAGGGAGCACGATCATTATTATGACAAGAGATAAACATGTACTGACTTCTCACGGGATAGATCAGGTATGTGAAGTTAAAGCATTGATCAAGGTGAagcttttgaaagttttggttAATATGCTCTtccaagataaaagaaaaaagaataagcaAGGAGATATCATAGATAGTATTTTGGGCTATGCTAATGACCTTCCTTTAGCAATTGTGGTGCCGGGTCCATTTTTATGTCACAGGATCAAAAGGGAATGGGACACTGTTGGGTTAACTTGCTGA
- the LOC104457343 gene encoding disease resistance protein TAO1-like isoform X1, protein MTMGNHGCWVENVRSLLSTGLDEVRMIGIWGAGGIGKSAIAKVVYNSITSQFGGRGLLANVRETSSKPDDLVHLQKALLSEILWKKNIVVFSADGGFNLIRDRLCCRKILLVLDNVEHGDQLNVLARECEWFGKGSTIIIMTRDKHVLTSHGIDQVCEVKALIKVKLLKVLVNMLFQDKRKKNKQGDIIDSILGYANDLPLAIVVPGPFLCHRIKREWDTVGLTC, encoded by the exons ATGACCATGGGTAATCACG GTTGCTGGGTAGAGAATGTAAGATCGTTGTTAAGTACAGGCTTGGATGAGGTTCGGATGATAGGAATATGGGGAGCGGGAGGTATAGGGAAGAGCGCTATCGCTAAAGTTGTCTATAACAGTATTACTAGTCAGTTTGGTGGGCGTGGCCTTCTTGCAAATGTTAGAGAAACTTCCAGTAAACCTGACGACCTGGTTCATTTACAGAAAGCACTCTTATCTGAGATActgtggaaaaaaaatatagtggTCTTCAGTGCGGATGGAGGCTTTAACCTGATACGAGATAGACTTTGCTGTAGGAAGATTCTACTTGTGCTTGATAATGTGGAGCATGGGGACCAGTTGAATGTGTTAGCTAGAGAATGTGAATGGTTTGGAAAAGGGAGCACGATCATTATTATGACAAGAGATAAACATGTACTGACTTCTCACGGGATAGATCAGGTATGTGAAGTTAAAGCATTGATCAAGGTGAagcttttgaaagttttggttAATATGCTCTtccaagataaaagaaaaaagaataagcaAGGAGATATCATAGATAGTATTTTGGGCTATGCTAATGACCTTCCTTTAGCAATTGTGGTGCCGGGTCCATTTTTATGTCACAGGATCAAAAGGGAATGGGACACTGTTGGGTTAACTTGCTGA